Proteins co-encoded in one Prescottella sp. R16 genomic window:
- a CDS encoding thiazole synthase, producing the protein MDKLTIAGRVFGSRLIMGTGGAANLAVLEEALVASGTELTTVAMRRIDAAGGTGVIDLLRRLDIAPLPNTAGCRGAAEAVLTAQLGREALETDWVKLEVIADERTLLPDAIELVSAAEQLVDDGFVVLPYTTDDPVLAKRLEDVGCAAVMPLGSPIGTGLGISNPHHIEMIVEAANVPVILDAGIGTASDATLAMELGCDAVLLATAVTRAKDPALMASAMRSAVVAGHEARRAGRIPKRFWAQASSPM; encoded by the coding sequence ATGGACAAGTTGACGATCGCCGGACGGGTGTTCGGCTCCCGACTGATCATGGGCACCGGTGGCGCCGCGAACCTCGCGGTCCTCGAGGAAGCGCTCGTCGCGTCCGGTACCGAACTGACCACCGTCGCGATGCGCCGCATCGACGCGGCCGGTGGTACCGGCGTGATCGACCTGCTGCGCCGCCTCGACATCGCACCGCTGCCCAACACCGCGGGCTGCCGCGGCGCCGCCGAGGCCGTGCTCACCGCGCAACTCGGCCGCGAGGCCCTCGAAACCGACTGGGTGAAACTCGAGGTCATCGCCGACGAGCGCACCCTGCTGCCCGACGCCATCGAACTGGTCAGCGCCGCAGAACAGTTGGTGGACGACGGGTTCGTCGTGCTGCCCTACACCACCGACGACCCCGTCCTCGCGAAGCGCCTCGAGGACGTCGGCTGCGCCGCCGTCATGCCGCTCGGCTCGCCGATCGGCACCGGCCTGGGCATCTCCAACCCGCACCACATCGAGATGATCGTCGAGGCCGCGAACGTCCCGGTGATCCTCGACGCCGGGATCGGCACCGCGAGCGACGCCACCCTGGCGATGGAACTCGGGTGCGACGCGGTCCTGCTCGCGACCGCCGTCACCCGGGCGAAGGATCCGGCGCTCATGGCGTCGGCGATGCGCTCCGCCGTCGTCGCCGGCCACGAGGCCCGCCGGGCCGGACGCATCCCCAAGCGGTTCTGGGCGCAGGCGTCGTCCCCGATGTGA
- a CDS encoding ABC transporter ATP-binding protein has protein sequence MIEVRGLTKTYGSTKAVDDLTFSVKPGIVTGFLGPNGAGKSTTMRMILGLDAPTSGTATIGGVPYHRLKQPLRTVGALLDAKWVHPNRSAKAHLQWMAAANSLPKSRVDEVLRLVGLTEVAGKKAGGFSLGMSQRLGLAGALLGDPKVLLFDEPVNGLDPEGIVWIRTFMQSLAAEGRTVLVSSHLLSEMSLTAEHLVVIGRGRLIADTSVRDFVERASESSVRVRSPQLEALQGLLAGQGLTVRVDAGTDHQPALLVSGARTEDVGTLAGANGIVLHELSSQRGSLEEAFMKLTGDDVQYHAQTVPQTQGGALR, from the coding sequence ATGATTGAAGTGAGGGGACTGACGAAGACCTACGGGTCGACGAAAGCGGTGGACGATCTCACGTTCTCCGTGAAGCCGGGTATCGTCACCGGCTTCCTCGGCCCGAACGGTGCCGGCAAATCGACGACCATGCGGATGATCCTCGGTCTCGACGCGCCGACGTCGGGTACCGCAACGATCGGGGGTGTGCCCTACCACCGGTTGAAGCAGCCGTTGCGCACTGTGGGCGCGCTGCTCGACGCCAAGTGGGTGCACCCCAACCGGTCGGCGAAGGCGCACCTGCAGTGGATGGCCGCCGCGAACTCGCTGCCCAAGTCACGGGTCGACGAGGTGCTGCGTCTGGTCGGGCTCACCGAGGTGGCCGGAAAGAAGGCCGGCGGATTCTCGCTCGGCATGTCGCAGCGACTCGGTCTGGCCGGTGCGCTGCTCGGCGACCCGAAGGTGCTGCTGTTCGACGAGCCCGTCAACGGTCTCGACCCCGAGGGCATCGTGTGGATCCGCACGTTCATGCAGAGCCTCGCCGCGGAGGGGCGCACCGTCCTCGTATCGAGCCATCTGCTGTCCGAGATGTCGCTCACCGCAGAACATCTCGTCGTGATCGGCCGTGGCCGCCTCATCGCGGACACCAGCGTCCGGGACTTCGTCGAGCGGGCCTCCGAATCGTCGGTGCGGGTGCGCAGCCCGCAACTCGAGGCACTGCAGGGGCTTCTCGCCGGGCAGGGTCTCACGGTCCGGGTCGATGCGGGTACCGACCACCAGCCGGCGCTGCTGGTGTCCGGGGCGCGCACCGAGGACGTCGGCACACTCGCCGGCGCCAACGGCATCGTGCTGCACGAACTGTCGTCGCAGCGCGGTTCGCTCGAGGAGGCCTTCATGAAGCTCACCGGCGACGACGTCCAGTACCACGCGCAGACTGTTCCGCAGACCCAGGGAGGTGCGCTCCGATGA
- a CDS encoding NUDIX hydrolase, producing the protein MRGDGDGWATTPDGVRHWGRHGAAGLLLRAPLPDGSAAVLLQHRAEWSHQGGTWALPGGARDSHETTVHAAVREAQEETGIDVDAIRVRAERVTSVVAGGWTYTTVVADSEKILSLVPNGESTELRWVREAEVTDLPLHPGFADAWPGLRTCEVQVLLDAGTAELLDRFAQALPRTVELPGGGFCWLPRIEVIREAQARGTGIAAGVRVPGPVPTLTLTPSTVREWLG; encoded by the coding sequence ATGCGCGGTGACGGAGACGGCTGGGCGACGACGCCCGACGGGGTTCGGCATTGGGGCCGGCACGGTGCGGCGGGCCTGCTGCTGCGGGCTCCGCTGCCGGACGGATCGGCGGCCGTCCTGCTGCAGCACCGGGCCGAGTGGAGTCATCAGGGCGGCACGTGGGCGTTGCCCGGCGGGGCCCGCGACAGCCACGAGACGACGGTCCACGCCGCGGTCCGCGAGGCCCAGGAGGAGACCGGTATCGATGTCGACGCGATCCGGGTGCGGGCCGAGCGGGTCACCTCGGTCGTCGCGGGCGGGTGGACGTACACGACCGTCGTCGCCGACTCCGAGAAGATCCTGTCGCTCGTCCCGAATGGGGAGAGCACCGAACTGCGATGGGTCCGGGAAGCCGAGGTGACGGACCTGCCGCTGCATCCGGGATTCGCGGACGCCTGGCCGGGGCTGCGCACGTGCGAGGTGCAGGTGCTGCTCGACGCCGGGACCGCCGAGCTGCTGGACCGGTTCGCGCAGGCACTGCCGCGCACCGTCGAACTGCCCGGCGGCGGCTTCTGCTGGCTGCCGCGGATCGAGGTGATCCGGGAGGCGCAGGCGCGCGGTACCGGGATCGCCGCCGGTGTCCGCGTCCCGGGACCGGTGCCGACGCTGACCCTGACACCGTCGACGGTGCGGGAGTGGCTCGGCTGA
- the thiO gene encoding glycine oxidase ThiO — protein sequence METVTRTLSVVGGGVVGLSVAWRAAGRGWTVTLYDPAIGSGASWVAGGMLAPLSEGWPGEEAALAFGAASLQRWPDFGGELERIAGVRLFTSDDSLTVALDAADAADLHTIAEFAAAQGHELAVLNRAQIRELEPSLGRGIRLALHAPTEQAVDNRLLVQALRTAAVEAGVELVERSVTDLDELTTDQVVLAAGSHAAQLWPGLPVRPVKGEILRLRARPGVTPAPSRTIRGTVHGRPSYLVPRADGIVVGATQYEHGYDTQVTVAGVRDLIADAEALMPAIGEYELYEAKAGLRPMSPDNLPIVGRASDRVVLATGHGRNGVLMTPLTADAVVAILDGAPLQEAEAASPERFSRVMMA from the coding sequence GTGGAAACAGTGACTCGAACCCTTTCCGTCGTCGGCGGCGGTGTCGTCGGCCTGTCCGTCGCGTGGCGGGCTGCGGGCCGTGGGTGGACGGTGACCCTGTACGACCCCGCAATCGGTTCGGGCGCGTCGTGGGTGGCCGGCGGCATGCTCGCCCCCCTGTCCGAGGGCTGGCCCGGTGAGGAGGCCGCGCTCGCGTTCGGGGCGGCGTCGCTGCAGCGGTGGCCCGACTTCGGCGGCGAACTCGAACGCATCGCCGGCGTACGGCTGTTCACGTCCGACGATTCGCTGACCGTCGCACTCGACGCCGCCGACGCCGCCGACCTGCACACGATCGCCGAATTCGCGGCTGCGCAGGGCCACGAGCTGGCGGTGCTGAACCGGGCGCAGATCCGGGAACTCGAACCGTCGCTGGGACGGGGCATCCGGCTGGCGCTGCACGCCCCCACCGAACAGGCCGTCGACAACCGGCTGCTCGTGCAGGCGCTGCGGACCGCGGCCGTCGAAGCGGGCGTCGAACTGGTCGAACGTTCGGTCACCGACCTCGACGAGCTCACCACCGACCAGGTGGTACTCGCCGCCGGATCGCACGCCGCGCAGCTGTGGCCGGGACTACCGGTGCGCCCCGTCAAGGGGGAGATCCTGCGGCTGCGTGCCCGCCCCGGCGTCACCCCCGCACCGAGCCGCACCATCCGCGGTACTGTGCACGGGCGGCCGTCGTACCTCGTGCCACGGGCCGACGGAATCGTCGTCGGCGCAACACAATACGAACACGGCTACGACACCCAGGTCACGGTCGCCGGGGTGCGCGACCTCATCGCCGACGCCGAGGCGCTGATGCCCGCGATCGGTGAGTACGAGCTGTACGAGGCGAAAGCCGGTCTGCGGCCGATGAGCCCGGACAACCTGCCGATCGTCGGCCGGGCGTCCGATCGGGTGGTCCTCGCGACCGGGCACGGCCGCAACGGTGTCCTCATGACACCGCTGACCGCCGACGCGGTGGTCGCGATCCTGGACGGCGCGCCTCTGCAGGAGGCGGAAGCTGCTTCCCCCGAACGTTTTTCACGTGTGATGATGGCATGA
- a CDS encoding phage holin family protein codes for MIRFLVRAAIFLGSAALGILAAVMLLPEVSVSISGFLTAVVLFAVAQSLLSPFITKVAARNAPAFLGGIGLVTTFVALLIASVFGGLSISGWRTWVLATIVVWLVTALATVLLPLVFVRDKVAEHRDGGDKKAAA; via the coding sequence ATGATTCGTTTTCTCGTCCGCGCCGCGATCTTCCTGGGCTCCGCCGCGCTCGGCATCCTCGCAGCGGTCATGCTGCTGCCCGAGGTGTCGGTGAGCATCAGCGGATTCCTCACGGCCGTCGTCCTGTTCGCGGTCGCGCAGAGTCTGCTGTCGCCGTTCATCACGAAGGTCGCGGCCCGCAACGCGCCGGCGTTCCTCGGTGGGATCGGTCTCGTCACCACGTTCGTGGCGTTGCTGATCGCGTCGGTGTTCGGGGGGCTGTCGATCTCCGGGTGGCGTACGTGGGTCCTCGCGACGATCGTCGTGTGGCTGGTGACCGCGCTGGCCACGGTGCTGCTCCCGCTGGTGTTCGTGCGCGACAAGGTCGCCGAGCACCGTGACGGCGGCGACAAGAAGGCCGCCGCCTGA
- the thiE gene encoding thiamine phosphate synthase, translated as MEASDTHFTPRERLSGARLYLCTDARRDTGDLAQFVDAALAGGVDIVQLRDKGSAGEREFGPLDVKEELAALAVIGAATRRHGALLAVNDRADIALAAGADVLHLGQNDLPVHYARRIVGPDVVIGRSTNNRAQASLAAIEDDVDYFCTGPVWATPTKPGRTASGLDLVRSTADAEPTRPWFAIGGVDEERLPEVLAAGASRIVVVRAITAADDPEAAARALSDALRG; from the coding sequence GTGGAAGCCTCCGACACACACTTCACCCCGCGGGAACGCCTCTCCGGCGCTCGCCTGTACCTGTGCACCGATGCCCGCCGCGACACCGGCGACCTGGCGCAGTTCGTCGACGCCGCCCTCGCCGGCGGTGTCGACATCGTCCAGCTCCGGGACAAGGGGTCGGCGGGCGAACGCGAGTTCGGCCCGCTCGACGTGAAGGAAGAGCTGGCGGCGCTCGCGGTGATCGGGGCGGCGACCCGTCGGCACGGTGCGCTGCTCGCGGTCAACGACCGCGCCGACATCGCGCTCGCGGCGGGCGCCGACGTCCTGCATCTGGGGCAGAACGATCTGCCGGTGCACTATGCGCGGCGAATCGTCGGCCCCGACGTGGTGATCGGCCGGTCCACCAACAATCGGGCGCAGGCGAGCCTGGCGGCGATCGAGGACGACGTCGACTACTTCTGCACCGGCCCGGTGTGGGCGACGCCCACCAAGCCGGGGCGGACGGCGTCGGGCCTGGACCTGGTGCGCAGCACCGCCGACGCGGAGCCGACCCGGCCGTGGTTCGCAATCGGCGGCGTCGACGAGGAGCGGCTGCCGGAGGTACTGGCGGCGGGCGCGTCCCGCATCGTCGTGGTGCGGGCGATCACCGCCGCGGACGATCCGGAGGCCGCCGCGCGGGCGCTGTCGGACGCCCTGCGCGGCTGA
- a CDS encoding pentapeptide repeat-containing protein, which translates to MTTLSTDLLDLLRSDVVAWNARRDELPDAPDLHGLNLSGADLAGANLTGANMAGIDLSGADLRSAELGGANLTGANLTGAVAADADFTNAYLTNAILTGAVLTLSFLTSTYMARANLAGADLSGAYMTGVHLEDADLTGARLSGAYLAHADLTGAVLETADVSGADLTDVTMPDGMIRV; encoded by the coding sequence ATGACGACGTTGAGTACCGATCTCCTCGACCTGCTGCGCTCGGATGTCGTGGCGTGGAACGCCCGGCGGGACGAATTGCCCGACGCACCGGATCTGCACGGGCTGAACCTGTCCGGTGCGGATCTCGCCGGTGCGAACCTGACGGGCGCCAACATGGCGGGCATCGATCTGTCGGGGGCGGACCTGCGGTCCGCGGAACTCGGCGGTGCGAACCTGACGGGTGCCAACCTCACCGGGGCGGTCGCCGCGGACGCCGACTTCACCAACGCGTACCTGACCAATGCGATCCTCACCGGCGCGGTCCTGACGCTGTCGTTCCTGACGTCGACGTACATGGCGCGCGCCAACCTGGCGGGCGCCGACCTGTCCGGGGCGTACATGACCGGGGTGCATCTCGAGGACGCCGATCTCACCGGGGCCAGACTTTCGGGGGCGTACCTCGCGCACGCCGATCTGACCGGCGCGGTGCTCGAGACCGCCGACGTCTCCGGCGCCGACCTCACCGATGTGACGATGCCGGACGGCATGATCCGCGTCTGA
- the thiS gene encoding sulfur carrier protein ThiS, with amino-acid sequence MSEVGMSELIGITVNGEDREFDGPLTVTDLLEKLDLPQRGIAVAVDGAVFPRGRWNENVGRGWEIEILTAVQGG; translated from the coding sequence ATGAGCGAGGTTGGAATGAGTGAGCTGATCGGGATCACCGTCAACGGCGAGGACCGGGAATTCGACGGTCCGCTGACCGTGACGGATCTGCTGGAGAAACTGGACCTGCCGCAGCGCGGTATCGCCGTCGCCGTCGACGGGGCGGTGTTCCCGCGTGGACGCTGGAACGAGAACGTCGGCCGCGGTTGGGAAATCGAGATCCTCACGGCGGTGCAGGGTGGCTGA
- a CDS encoding glycosyltransferase 87 family protein, which yields MFEGSLQSGTTDDRPTPRRVGHTVVLALWAIVSVVLVFTTVSPWAPQIGIFAGGTDLDVYRDGARHVMADLPLYTQPVVYGLLYTYTPFSTLVFLPFGLLPLDSDKYIWMAANLALLAVIVVACRRMLGERVTGATVATSGLLALACTFLEPVRTTLFYGQINLVLLALVLWDVSRGDHSRLKGVGIGIAAGIKLTPAYFVLYYLVLRRWRAAAVAVVTIAATVGVSWLLLPDDSRQYWTKTFFESTRIAPDTHPSNQSIRGAIAHVLGRDAPVLLWLVCSAVVVAVSMWIVVRLHARGERLLAVTLAGLTAAAVSPFSWSHHWVWLVPLLVWIVHRAANNPRWWAAALVVYLAAGAWPYRWDEHVVVVGLFLYPPWWTFTKIFVNVYPLLYVAILIGTAAIAFRGRTPVGRYPSDA from the coding sequence TTGTTCGAGGGTTCGTTGCAGTCCGGGACGACCGACGACCGGCCGACGCCACGCCGCGTCGGTCACACCGTCGTCCTCGCCCTGTGGGCGATCGTGTCGGTGGTGCTCGTGTTCACGACCGTGTCGCCGTGGGCACCGCAGATCGGAATCTTCGCCGGCGGCACCGATCTGGACGTCTACCGCGACGGTGCCCGGCACGTCATGGCGGATCTGCCGCTGTACACCCAGCCCGTCGTCTACGGCCTGCTCTACACGTACACCCCGTTCTCGACGCTGGTGTTCCTGCCGTTCGGGTTGCTGCCCCTCGACTCGGACAAGTACATCTGGATGGCCGCGAACCTGGCGCTGCTGGCCGTGATCGTGGTGGCGTGCCGGCGGATGCTCGGTGAACGGGTCACCGGGGCGACGGTGGCCACCTCCGGGCTGCTGGCACTCGCGTGCACGTTCCTCGAACCCGTCCGCACCACCCTGTTCTACGGGCAGATCAACCTGGTGCTGTTGGCGCTCGTGCTGTGGGACGTCTCCCGCGGCGACCACAGCCGGCTCAAGGGCGTCGGAATCGGTATCGCCGCCGGCATCAAACTGACGCCCGCCTACTTCGTCCTCTACTACCTCGTCCTGCGTCGATGGCGGGCCGCCGCCGTCGCCGTCGTCACGATCGCGGCGACGGTCGGGGTGAGCTGGCTGCTGCTGCCGGACGATTCCCGCCAGTACTGGACGAAGACGTTCTTCGAATCCACCCGCATCGCCCCGGACACGCACCCGTCGAACCAGTCGATCCGCGGAGCCATCGCCCACGTGCTGGGCCGGGACGCCCCCGTGCTGCTGTGGCTGGTGTGCTCGGCCGTCGTCGTCGCCGTCAGCATGTGGATCGTGGTGCGGCTGCACGCCCGCGGGGAACGACTCCTCGCGGTGACTCTCGCCGGCCTCACCGCGGCCGCCGTGTCACCGTTCTCGTGGAGCCACCACTGGGTGTGGCTGGTACCGCTGCTGGTGTGGATCGTGCACCGCGCCGCGAACAATCCCCGCTGGTGGGCGGCGGCGCTCGTCGTCTACCTCGCCGCCGGAGCCTGGCCCTACCGGTGGGACGAGCACGTCGTCGTGGTGGGCCTGTTCCTGTACCCCCCGTGGTGGACGTTCACCAAGATCTTCGTCAACGTCTACCCGCTGCTCTACGTCGCGATCCTGATCGGGACCGCCGCGATCGCCTTCCGGGGGAGAACACCGGTCGGTAGGTACCCGTCGGACGCCTGA